The Sphingobium aromaticiconvertens genome has a segment encoding these proteins:
- a CDS encoding lipopolysaccharide biosynthesis protein, producing the protein MRARLGVLGRAGGFRGRITSIGHLLSGSFMNAGIMLLSVAIAARTLGPYSYGIMVLVLTFGRTVERIMRFESWQPVIKFAADQEGPDDKVRLSQLYLYGLTLDVGAALLAGLSTIILAAAGGRLFGLSSLHVELVTIYSIALLCNINGMPTAALRFAGHFRTLAYAQLVANVLRIGLAALCAAQGYGLVGFMVAWTVAQVAGQILFIGLGFRALAIQNIPNPLRADWRNLRQRFPGFLAFAWSTNMSTTLRTFTQEVDALLVGALAGPAAAGMYHIAKRMAKVAQTAGAQVQAVLYPDMARIWVKGDMATFRSMILQIQWALASLGICALAAGYLAGDFLIHFAIGAAFAGAYPLLLTQLVAVSLNLHAAPSRAALLAMGEHRVVMRISIASTLLFFTVAFTLIPHIGAMGANIAHIALGALTAVLSDIWWMRGSAAGRVPLPQSQSQSQSQSQPQQV; encoded by the coding sequence ATGCGTGCACGCTTGGGTGTCCTGGGACGGGCGGGAGGTTTCCGTGGCAGGATCACCAGCATAGGGCATCTGTTGTCCGGCAGTTTCATGAATGCGGGGATCATGCTGCTCAGCGTGGCGATTGCCGCGCGAACCCTGGGGCCATATAGCTATGGCATCATGGTGCTGGTGCTGACTTTCGGTCGAACTGTCGAACGGATAATGCGCTTTGAATCCTGGCAGCCGGTCATAAAATTCGCGGCTGATCAGGAAGGACCGGATGACAAGGTCCGCCTGTCCCAACTCTACCTCTACGGCCTGACTCTCGACGTGGGAGCAGCGCTGTTGGCGGGTCTATCGACGATAATATTGGCGGCGGCGGGCGGGCGATTGTTCGGCCTGTCGTCGCTGCATGTCGAACTGGTGACTATCTATTCCATTGCGCTGTTGTGCAATATCAACGGCATGCCGACGGCAGCCCTGCGGTTTGCAGGACATTTCCGGACGCTGGCCTACGCACAGCTTGTCGCGAACGTCCTGCGTATCGGGCTGGCGGCGCTCTGTGCGGCGCAGGGCTATGGGTTGGTTGGCTTCATGGTCGCCTGGACCGTGGCGCAGGTTGCCGGACAGATTCTTTTCATCGGGCTGGGCTTTCGCGCTCTTGCCATCCAGAATATCCCCAATCCGCTGCGCGCCGATTGGCGCAATCTGCGGCAACGCTTCCCCGGTTTCCTGGCCTTTGCCTGGTCGACGAACATGTCGACCACGCTGCGGACATTCACGCAGGAGGTTGATGCGCTGCTGGTGGGCGCGCTCGCCGGGCCGGCGGCTGCAGGCATGTATCATATCGCCAAGCGCATGGCGAAGGTCGCGCAGACGGCTGGCGCACAGGTGCAGGCAGTCCTTTATCCGGACATGGCCCGCATCTGGGTAAAGGGCGACATGGCGACGTTCCGGTCCATGATTTTGCAAATCCAGTGGGCATTGGCGTCGCTGGGTATTTGCGCGCTGGCGGCCGGCTATCTGGCAGGCGATTTCCTTATCCATTTCGCCATTGGCGCCGCCTTTGCCGGGGCCTATCCGCTGCTGCTGACACAGTTGGTCGCTGTCTCGCTCAACCTGCATGCCGCGCCGTCGCGGGCGGCCTTGCTGGCTATGGGCGAGCATCGGGTGGTGATGCGGATTTCCATCGCGTCCACGCTGCTCTTTTTTACGGTGGCCTTCACCCTCATCCCGCATATCGGCGCCATGGGGGCGAATATCGCCCATATCGCGCTCGGGGCGCTGACCGCTGTTCTGAGCGATATCTGGTGGATGCGCGGAAGCGCTGCCGGCCGCGTGCCGCTTCCCCAGTCCCAGTCCCAGTCCCAGTCCCAGTCTCAACCGCAACAGGTCTGA
- a CDS encoding NAD(P)-dependent oxidoreductase yields the protein MTDPSTTIALTGGSGFIGKRFAVVARAKGYRIRHLTRHAAEDFAPEDEVCPFDLEAPTHDAAMLQDCTALVHLAAYIPPDHSDPAAAERCWAINAGGTLRLIEKAATAGVKRIVQTTSANAYADGVDMPDENAPMFPRSRSYYLGSKILQEIYATEFCRTRGMALTTLRLASVYGPGQTTGALGIMVRAAVEGRPMEIIDGGQFGADLVHVDDVVQALMLAVERDCSGPINVGSGVRTTIKTLARMIADLTGGSVIERPGEGTSGDTGFPPLDIMRLRSLGCDPSPLSAGLSTILHQH from the coding sequence GTGACGGACCCATCCACAACCATCGCCCTTACCGGAGGATCGGGCTTCATCGGCAAACGCTTCGCCGTTGTCGCCAGAGCCAAAGGCTATCGCATCCGACATTTGACGCGCCACGCGGCGGAGGACTTCGCGCCGGAAGATGAGGTTTGTCCTTTCGATCTGGAGGCACCGACCCACGATGCCGCGATGCTTCAGGATTGCACCGCCCTTGTCCATCTGGCGGCCTATATCCCCCCCGACCATAGCGATCCGGCGGCGGCGGAACGATGCTGGGCCATCAATGCGGGGGGCACGCTGCGCCTGATCGAAAAGGCCGCGACCGCAGGCGTCAAACGCATCGTCCAGACGACCAGCGCGAATGCCTATGCCGACGGTGTGGACATGCCGGATGAAAATGCGCCGATGTTCCCGCGCAGCCGAAGCTATTATCTGGGATCGAAAATCCTGCAGGAGATCTACGCCACCGAATTTTGCCGAACCAGAGGCATGGCGTTGACGACGCTTCGGCTGGCGTCCGTCTATGGTCCGGGGCAGACCACGGGCGCGCTGGGCATCATGGTACGCGCTGCGGTTGAAGGACGTCCCATGGAGATTATCGACGGCGGGCAATTCGGCGCGGACCTGGTCCATGTGGACGATGTCGTGCAGGCGCTGATGCTGGCCGTGGAGCGCGACTGTTCCGGTCCGATCAATGTGGGCAGCGGGGTTCGCACGACCATAAAGACGCTGGCCCGGATGATTGCGGACCTGACCGGCGGGTCTGTCATCGAAAGGCCCGGAGAGGGAACGTCAGGCGACACCGGCTTCCCGCCGCTCGACATTATGCGGCTGCGGTCCCTTGGCTGCGATCCGAGTCCCTTATCGGCGGGGCTGTCGACCATCCTTCACCAACACTGA
- a CDS encoding PIG-L deacetylase family protein, whose amino-acid sequence MSILSQVKCAAVIAPHPDDEVLGCGGTIARLTAQGAQVHVLLMTRGMAPRFTPAQVDQVMAETQIAHRMLGVTQLHRLDLPAAELDTLPIADVNVRVDEVLRNVQPDTLFLPFIGDIHFDHQVAFTSGMVFARPRSTMTPARVYAYETLSETNWYAPGITPAFTPNMFVDIGEQLDRKLSAFACFKSQVKDFPDERSIEALTALARLRGANVFRSAAEAFQVVRQID is encoded by the coding sequence ATGAGCATATTGAGCCAAGTCAAATGTGCGGCGGTCATCGCCCCGCATCCCGATGACGAGGTGCTTGGTTGTGGCGGCACGATTGCGCGCCTGACCGCACAGGGCGCGCAGGTGCATGTGCTGTTGATGACGCGCGGAATGGCTCCCCGCTTTACGCCCGCGCAAGTCGATCAGGTGATGGCCGAGACACAGATTGCCCACCGGATGCTGGGCGTGACCCAGCTCCATCGGCTGGACTTGCCGGCGGCCGAACTGGACACGCTGCCGATCGCCGACGTCAACGTCCGTGTGGATGAGGTGTTACGCAACGTGCAGCCCGACACCCTGTTTCTTCCCTTCATCGGGGATATCCATTTCGACCATCAGGTCGCCTTTACGTCAGGGATGGTATTTGCACGACCGCGATCGACCATGACGCCAGCCCGGGTCTATGCCTATGAGACATTATCCGAAACCAACTGGTATGCACCGGGAATAACGCCTGCCTTCACGCCGAATATGTTCGTGGATATTGGCGAACAACTGGATCGTAAACTGTCGGCATTTGCCTGCTTCAAGTCACAGGTTAAGGATTTCCCCGACGAACGGTCTATTGAGGCGCTGACTGCCCTGGCAAGATTGAGGGGCGCAAATGTATTCCGCAGTGCAGCAGAAGCATTCCAGGTGGTCCGACAGATAGATTAA
- a CDS encoding metallophosphoesterase yields the protein MRIAALTDIHAVSSTLEQALSAARREGFDVLLLMGDLLTYGVAPLETIALVQDAVARDGAILITGNHDQMYQRATDAGSRYLDRLPDWIQETVAWTNEQLPAGVMDAFDWRQHWSAGPLFVAHANPYAFGDWRYINSAEEAEAAAVALAERGFRYGLFGHTHRARRFDCATGTIFTLGSLGQPRDDGEGHMQWAMVEIQGDEVRVSPRPLPFDRKAHRQAIRATSLSVPTQDRLCGFFA from the coding sequence GTGAGGATCGCCGCGCTGACGGACATTCATGCAGTCAGCAGCACGCTGGAGCAGGCATTGTCCGCCGCCCGACGGGAGGGTTTCGACGTGCTGCTGCTGATGGGCGATTTGCTGACCTATGGCGTCGCGCCGCTGGAAACGATCGCGCTGGTGCAGGACGCGGTCGCTCGCGATGGAGCGATCCTGATTACCGGCAACCATGACCAGATGTACCAACGGGCGACGGACGCCGGGAGCCGCTATCTGGACAGGCTGCCCGACTGGATTCAGGAGACGGTGGCGTGGACGAATGAACAATTGCCTGCGGGCGTGATGGACGCCTTTGACTGGCGGCAACATTGGTCCGCTGGTCCCTTGTTCGTCGCGCACGCAAACCCCTATGCTTTTGGCGACTGGCGCTACATCAATTCGGCCGAAGAGGCGGAGGCCGCCGCTGTCGCCCTGGCCGAGCGCGGTTTTCGCTATGGCCTGTTCGGGCATACGCATCGCGCTCGCCGGTTCGATTGCGCCACGGGCACTATTTTCACGCTCGGTTCGCTGGGTCAGCCAAGAGACGATGGAGAAGGACATATGCAATGGGCGATGGTCGAAATACAAGGGGATGAAGTCAGGGTGAGCCCCCGCCCCCTGCCCTTCGACCGCAAGGCCCATCGGCAAGCGATCCGCGCCACCAGTCTGTCCGTGCCGACGCAGGACCGGCTCTGCGGGTTTTTCGCATGA
- a CDS encoding methionyl-tRNA formyltransferase, with protein MRAAIIGAVESTQVGLEAVGRAQGWEAALVLTLHAELAARHSDFVDLAPVAAQVGARLYKVRNVNDPDALEQLRAAAPDVILVIGWSQICGEGVSACAPGRIIGYHPAALPRLRGRAVIPWTILNREPITAGSLFWIDEGVDTGAILDQYFFHVGSMETAEGLYAKHMQALALMLDRTLPAIAAGRERHDPQDEALATWAARRTAEDGRIDWTARAQDIALLVRAVGRPYPGAFTMAGKDGAGQDRLVIWSAKAIDGTGHHAKAGQVVTRHGDGFAVMCGDGNLLDITEWSSATGRLPAAHQRLGAL; from the coding sequence TTGCGGGCCGCCATCATCGGAGCAGTTGAAAGTACGCAGGTCGGGCTGGAGGCGGTTGGTCGGGCGCAGGGCTGGGAGGCCGCGCTGGTCCTGACCCTCCACGCTGAACTGGCGGCGCGCCATTCCGACTTTGTGGACCTCGCGCCGGTCGCGGCGCAGGTCGGCGCGCGGCTGTACAAGGTCCGCAATGTGAATGATCCCGATGCGCTGGAGCAACTGCGTGCCGCCGCGCCTGATGTCATCCTGGTGATCGGCTGGTCCCAGATCTGCGGGGAAGGGGTGAGCGCCTGTGCGCCAGGCAGGATCATCGGCTATCATCCCGCCGCCTTGCCGCGGCTTCGCGGTCGCGCCGTCATTCCCTGGACCATCCTTAACCGCGAACCCATCACTGCGGGATCGCTGTTCTGGATAGACGAGGGGGTCGATACCGGGGCGATACTGGATCAGTATTTCTTTCATGTCGGCTCCATGGAAACAGCGGAAGGCCTGTATGCGAAGCATATGCAGGCGCTCGCACTTATGCTCGATCGCACGCTGCCCGCCATTGCCGCAGGACGGGAGCGACATGATCCGCAGGACGAGGCGCTGGCGACATGGGCGGCGCGACGGACGGCGGAGGATGGCCGGATCGACTGGACGGCACGGGCACAGGACATCGCCTTGCTGGTGCGCGCGGTGGGACGACCCTATCCCGGTGCCTTTACCATGGCGGGGAAGGATGGCGCGGGGCAGGATCGACTGGTCATCTGGTCTGCAAAGGCCATCGACGGGACAGGCCATCACGCCAAGGCGGGACAGGTCGTCACCCGCCATGGCGACGGCTTTGCCGTCATGTGCGGCGACGGCAATCTGCTCGACATAACCGAATGGAGCAGCGCAACGGGGCGTCTGCCTGCCGCGCATCAACGTCTGGGGGCATTATGA
- a CDS encoding response regulator transcription factor translates to MARNAIVREGLKRILADDHFEVTQSVDHHSRLRDAEPLEDQRTDLIVMDNGSDEGDLENIRAVHERFPDARLVLLSDQFDMDAMTSAFRMGVHGYIVKEISCAPLIGSLQLVAMGEKVMPTRLADELPFQISAYGNDDGERGWGDAHLSVREIEILRCLIMGHPNKIISRQLDISEATVKVHVKAILRKLAVQNRTQAAIWAVNRGLGSETDIGVAAIDQPVNSLASVAA, encoded by the coding sequence TTGGCGCGGAATGCCATTGTTCGTGAAGGTTTGAAGCGGATTCTGGCGGATGATCATTTCGAAGTAACGCAATCGGTCGACCATCATTCGCGGTTGCGAGATGCTGAACCGCTGGAAGATCAAAGAACAGATCTTATCGTCATGGACAACGGCTCCGATGAAGGTGATCTGGAGAATATTCGCGCTGTGCATGAACGTTTTCCTGATGCGCGCCTCGTCCTGTTGTCAGATCAATTTGACATGGATGCGATGACATCGGCGTTCCGCATGGGTGTCCACGGCTATATCGTCAAGGAAATTTCCTGTGCGCCGCTGATCGGTTCTCTGCAACTGGTGGCAATGGGGGAAAAGGTCATGCCGACGCGGCTGGCCGATGAACTTCCATTCCAGATTTCGGCCTATGGCAATGACGATGGCGAACGCGGCTGGGGCGATGCTCATCTGTCCGTGCGGGAAATTGAAATATTGCGCTGTCTGATCATGGGGCACCCGAACAAGATCATCTCGCGTCAGCTGGATATCAGTGAAGCGACGGTCAAGGTCCATGTGAAGGCGATCCTGCGCAAGCTGGCCGTGCAGAATCGCACCCAGGCGGCGATCTGGGCGGTCAATCGCGGCCTTGGCAGCGAAACCGATATCGGGGTAGCCGCCATTGATCAGCCGGTGAACAGCCTGGCGTCTGTAGCCGCCTGA
- a CDS encoding acyltransferase family protein has translation MLDNARPVVLPAGGSASTYRADVDGLRAIAVIVIILFHAELAPFAGGFVGVDIFFVISGYLITRLIMADIDHGDFSIITFYKRRVRRLFPALFAMLAVTLVAGVFLLLPRDLASLGRNITGTTLFVSNFFFWEQAGYFEGDAHYKPLLHTWSLAVEEQYYIVYPLLLSLLKRWWPHSVKSVMLALTLLSFFGAVLMMRIDPSAAFYLAPFRAWELLLGALIALRVFPVLPARLTGFFSLSGAILIAGSVLLYSDLTPFPGISALVPCLGTALILYAGEHAKPAINRLLAQRPIVFIGLISYSVYLWHWPIFVFVRYYAIEKLTTLESLGLLLFSLAVGALSWRTIEMPFRKSRNWRIRTPILRLASGVMALSIFAGGSIYAANGLPDRFPKTTQRLSDYALSMNPEADMCADVELQLRKGSPCTIGPRDQAQLFLWGDSHAGALFGAMQVLAKEGKSTIYGATPRCPPLLGLGTDAACIAGNQKRLDYVLSHPEIDTVILAARWSLYLEGRMVEGPAETNGNLPRLFDATGHEYEPFTRDASRHFRYAFYALVKRLLLADKKVVLLYPVPETGYDIPSTLARINSQGGNPAAFTISRDIYDRRQSEALRLLDQLGRRRALYRVYPEDALCNRTDCVTSVDGRPLYFDSHHLSIPGARILLPQIRAALH, from the coding sequence GTGCTCGATAATGCCCGACCCGTCGTCCTGCCCGCTGGTGGCAGTGCATCGACCTATCGCGCCGATGTCGACGGTCTGCGCGCGATTGCCGTCATCGTCATCATCCTGTTCCATGCCGAACTTGCCCCCTTCGCGGGCGGCTTTGTCGGCGTCGATATTTTCTTCGTTATCTCGGGTTATCTGATCACACGCCTCATCATGGCGGATATCGATCACGGCGACTTTTCCATCATCACCTTCTACAAGCGACGGGTTCGTCGCCTCTTCCCGGCCCTGTTCGCGATGCTGGCAGTCACGTTGGTGGCTGGGGTATTTTTGTTACTGCCCCGCGATCTGGCCAGTCTGGGCCGGAATATCACGGGCACGACGCTGTTCGTCTCCAATTTCTTCTTCTGGGAGCAGGCGGGCTATTTCGAAGGGGATGCCCATTACAAGCCATTGCTGCACACTTGGTCTTTGGCCGTGGAAGAGCAATATTACATCGTTTACCCGCTGTTGCTGAGCCTTCTGAAGCGATGGTGGCCGCACTCTGTAAAGTCGGTCATGCTCGCCCTGACGCTTCTATCGTTCTTCGGTGCGGTGCTTATGATGCGGATCGATCCGAGCGCCGCCTTCTACCTTGCGCCATTTCGGGCCTGGGAACTGTTGCTCGGTGCGTTGATCGCCCTGCGCGTATTTCCAGTGCTGCCTGCCCGACTGACGGGATTTTTCAGCCTGTCCGGAGCGATCCTGATAGCGGGGTCGGTCCTGCTTTATTCCGACCTGACGCCCTTTCCCGGAATCAGCGCGCTGGTGCCCTGCCTAGGGACGGCACTGATCCTCTATGCCGGTGAACATGCCAAGCCTGCGATCAATCGCCTGCTGGCGCAAAGGCCGATCGTTTTCATCGGCCTCATCTCTTATTCGGTGTATCTCTGGCATTGGCCGATCTTCGTCTTTGTCCGCTACTATGCGATCGAGAAACTGACGACGCTGGAATCGCTTGGTCTTCTGCTGTTTTCGCTGGCTGTGGGCGCGCTGTCCTGGCGCACTATCGAAATGCCGTTTCGCAAGAGCAGGAACTGGCGCATCCGCACGCCCATTTTGCGGCTTGCGAGCGGTGTGATGGCGCTGTCGATCTTCGCGGGCGGCAGCATCTATGCGGCCAACGGCCTGCCAGATCGCTTTCCCAAGACGACGCAGCGCCTTTCCGACTATGCGCTGTCGATGAACCCGGAAGCGGACATGTGCGCCGATGTGGAACTTCAGCTTCGTAAGGGATCGCCCTGCACGATCGGTCCGCGGGACCAGGCACAGTTGTTTCTGTGGGGGGATTCCCATGCCGGAGCGCTGTTTGGCGCGATGCAGGTATTGGCCAAGGAAGGGAAAAGCACGATCTATGGTGCTACGCCACGCTGTCCGCCCTTGCTGGGCCTGGGCACGGACGCGGCCTGCATAGCGGGCAACCAGAAGCGCCTTGATTATGTCCTTAGCCACCCGGAAATCGATACCGTCATTCTGGCCGCGCGATGGTCGCTCTATCTTGAAGGGCGGATGGTCGAGGGTCCGGCCGAAACCAACGGCAATCTGCCACGGCTGTTCGATGCGACAGGGCATGAATATGAACCGTTCACACGGGATGCCAGTCGCCATTTTCGCTATGCTTTCTATGCGCTGGTGAAACGGCTGCTGCTGGCGGACAAGAAAGTCGTGCTGCTCTATCCGGTACCTGAAACGGGTTATGACATCCCTTCCACGCTGGCGCGGATCAACAGTCAGGGGGGCAATCCGGCTGCCTTCACCATATCGCGTGACATCTATGACCGGCGCCAGTCGGAAGCGCTGCGGCTGCTGGATCAGCTCGGGCGGCGGCGGGCGCTGTATCGGGTCTATCCGGAGGATGCCCTTTGCAATCGCACGGATTGCGTTACGTCCGTCGATGGCCGACCGCTCTATTTTGACAGTCACCATCTGTCGATTCCGGGCGCCCGCATTCTCTTGCCGCAGATAAGGGCAGCGTTGCACTGA
- a CDS encoding sugar transferase, translating into MMRDAIRPGPFFAALLLIVLAPLLALLTLLVLIAQGRPILFRQLRAGRGGKAFPMKKFRSMRDLRDAEGHLLPDAARITAIGHFLRRSRFDELPELWNIVVGEMAWVGPRPLLPQTIEEMGAEGRLRCSVRPGLTGWAQVNGNTLLSLHEKLELDLWYVANRTWRIDLLTILYTVDVILRGEKINRTELEKALAGRHHRSS; encoded by the coding sequence ATGATGCGCGATGCTATCAGGCCCGGACCTTTTTTTGCGGCCTTGCTGCTGATCGTGCTGGCGCCCCTTTTGGCGTTGCTTACGCTGCTTGTGCTGATCGCGCAGGGGCGACCCATCCTGTTCCGCCAGCTTCGCGCCGGGCGCGGGGGCAAGGCCTTCCCCATGAAGAAATTCCGGTCGATGCGCGATCTGCGGGATGCAGAGGGGCATTTACTGCCCGACGCTGCGCGGATCACGGCGATCGGCCACTTTCTCCGCCGATCCCGCTTCGATGAACTGCCCGAACTGTGGAACATCGTTGTGGGGGAAATGGCATGGGTGGGACCACGGCCCCTTCTGCCCCAGACGATCGAAGAGATGGGGGCTGAGGGACGCTTGCGGTGCAGTGTTCGACCCGGCCTGACCGGATGGGCGCAGGTCAACGGCAATACCCTGCTCAGCCTGCACGAAAAGCTGGAACTCGACCTTTGGTATGTCGCCAATCGCACGTGGCGGATCGACTTGCTTACCATTTTATACACCGTCGACGTCATCCTGCGCGGCGAGAAAATCAATCGGACGGAATTGGAGAAAGCGCTTGCGGGCCGCCATCATCGGAGCAGTTGA
- a CDS encoding ATP-grasp domain-containing protein: MKALVTGAGAVLGQGIIKSLRQSSLDCTIVTADPNPLSSGLYWGDAAYRLPFAADEAFGARIEELLDRERPDIVMVGTDVELSFFASQRAQLEAAFDTKIIVSDPRVIAIADDKLETCRFFEQAGLNPPASASGDDPAAIAALVESVGFPLVVKPRIGARSVGVSIATSKAELDEALAGRTGLVVQECIGDPDCEYTASVIVFDGEVQASIVMRRDLRDGNTYRAYTGDYVELNQAVRAFGAALQPHGPANFQFRLDKQGVPRVFEINGRFSGTTPLRAMAGFNEVEMCVRKLLYGTPIVQPPIRTGVILRFLDEMFVAQERIDAVL, encoded by the coding sequence ATGAAGGCGCTCGTCACCGGCGCGGGCGCTGTTCTGGGACAGGGCATCATCAAATCGTTGCGGCAATCGTCGCTCGACTGCACGATCGTCACGGCCGATCCAAACCCGCTGTCGTCCGGCCTCTACTGGGGCGATGCAGCCTATCGCCTGCCCTTCGCCGCTGATGAGGCGTTTGGTGCGCGGATCGAGGAACTGCTGGATCGCGAACGGCCGGATATCGTGATGGTCGGCACCGACGTCGAGCTATCCTTCTTCGCAAGCCAGCGGGCGCAGCTTGAGGCCGCGTTCGACACGAAAATCATCGTCAGCGATCCGCGCGTCATCGCCATCGCGGACGACAAGCTGGAAACCTGCCGCTTCTTTGAACAGGCTGGACTCAATCCCCCTGCTTCGGCTTCGGGCGACGATCCGGCGGCGATCGCGGCGCTGGTCGAATCTGTGGGCTTCCCGCTGGTCGTGAAGCCGCGCATCGGCGCGCGGTCCGTTGGCGTGTCGATCGCGACCAGCAAAGCCGAACTGGACGAAGCGCTGGCCGGACGGACCGGCTTGGTCGTGCAGGAATGTATCGGCGATCCCGACTGCGAATATACCGCCAGCGTCATCGTGTTCGATGGTGAGGTGCAGGCCTCCATCGTCATGCGCCGGGACTTGCGCGACGGGAACACCTATCGCGCCTATACCGGCGATTATGTAGAGTTGAACCAGGCCGTCCGCGCGTTCGGCGCTGCGCTGCAACCCCATGGTCCCGCCAATTTCCAGTTCCGCCTCGACAAGCAGGGCGTTCCACGCGTGTTCGAGATTAACGGGCGCTTTTCGGGTACCACGCCGCTGCGTGCGATGGCGGGCTTCAACGAAGTCGAAATGTGCGTTCGCAAGCTGTTATACGGGACGCCGATCGTTCAACCGCCCATCCGAACGGGTGTCATCCTGCGCTTTCTGGACGAGATGTTCGTAGCCCAGGAGCGTATCGACGCCGTGCTGTGA
- a CDS encoding glycosyltransferase family 4 protein: protein MKIVMLSSLSYSLINFRGALLRSLVEQGNEVVACAPDFDPVIVSALDRMGIRFRLTPMARAGTNPFRDIETLAHYLRLLRQERPDAVIAYTQKPIIYGGLAMRLLRLRGFHALMSGLGYVYSPEADHRWLLRRFVSRLYRAGVARAAAIFVFNGDDRRMMMDNGIIGYDHHVIQIGGSGIDTAHFSECPLPRTPPVFLMIARLMRDKGVPEFVEAARIVKAHHPQARFQLLGRMETETPTGCKKDELAEWVASGLIEHLPETRDVRPDLAKAHVFVLPSFYREGLPRTLLEALAMGRPVITTDTPGCREPVEPGVNGWLVRPRDSQALANAMLDALQDRARLVQMASNARRTAVERYDVEKVNAQVVECLHLSARLPRAGVRQALSGTR, encoded by the coding sequence GTGAAGATCGTCATGCTGTCCAGCCTTAGCTATTCGCTGATCAATTTTCGGGGCGCGCTGCTGCGTAGCCTGGTGGAACAGGGCAATGAAGTCGTGGCCTGCGCACCCGACTTTGACCCGGTTATCGTGTCGGCCCTTGACCGGATGGGGATCCGCTTTCGCCTGACGCCGATGGCGCGGGCCGGAACCAACCCGTTCAGGGACATCGAAACCCTGGCTCATTATCTACGCTTGCTGCGGCAGGAACGGCCCGATGCCGTGATCGCCTATACGCAAAAGCCGATCATCTATGGCGGTCTGGCGATGCGACTGCTGCGCTTGCGGGGTTTTCACGCCCTGATGAGTGGCCTTGGCTATGTCTATAGTCCAGAGGCCGATCATCGCTGGCTGCTACGCAGGTTCGTCAGTCGGCTGTATCGCGCTGGTGTGGCGCGCGCAGCCGCGATTTTCGTCTTCAATGGGGATGATCGGCGGATGATGATGGACAACGGCATCATTGGCTATGACCACCATGTCATCCAGATCGGTGGATCGGGCATCGACACGGCGCATTTCTCCGAATGCCCCCTGCCGCGCACGCCCCCGGTCTTCCTGATGATCGCCCGCCTGATGCGGGACAAGGGCGTGCCGGAATTTGTCGAGGCCGCACGGATCGTCAAGGCGCACCACCCACAGGCTCGTTTTCAACTGCTCGGTCGAATGGAAACGGAAACCCCTACCGGCTGCAAGAAAGACGAACTGGCCGAGTGGGTCGCCAGCGGACTGATCGAACATCTGCCCGAAACACGCGATGTTCGACCGGATCTGGCGAAGGCCCATGTTTTCGTGCTGCCGTCCTTCTATCGTGAAGGCCTGCCGCGCACTTTGCTCGAAGCGCTGGCGATGGGGCGGCCCGTCATCACCACCGATACGCCTGGTTGCCGCGAACCGGTGGAGCCGGGCGTCAATGGCTGGCTTGTCCGGCCGCGCGACAGCCAGGCGCTGGCCAACGCGATGCTGGATGCGCTTCAGGATCGCGCCCGACTGGTTCAGATGGCCAGCAACGCCCGCCGCACGGCGGTCGAGCGTTACGACGTTGAAAAGGTCAACGCACAGGTCGTCGAATGCCTGCATCTTTCGGCCAGGTTGCCGCGCGCCGGTGTCCGGCAAGCCCTGTCGGGGACAAGATGA